A DNA window from Calliphora vicina chromosome 1, idCalVici1.1, whole genome shotgun sequence contains the following coding sequences:
- the LOC135948674 gene encoding uncharacterized protein LOC135948674 — MPDSGVLNTAADEEKKKLKLVLDKLDKVKDAEHILKTDITFDKVGEDEVKINGQVEQSVDLDDEYKLNMEVYHSPEKDGEYKKVVGVANVGVCQVMANQYKKYFYDTLKNYANAPDPDKCPVTQETYVVKDYPLDSSKFQKFLRPGFYKIVSSLNHKEEEVLQYTVEGHTEEE; from the exons TTTTGAATACAGCAGCCGAtgaggaaaagaaaaaattgaaattggttTTGGATAAGTTGGATAAAGTCAAGGATGCTGAGCATATTCTAAAAACGGATATAACTTTTGATAAAGTTGGGGAAGATGAGGTCAAGATCAATGGTCAAGTTGAGCAGTCTGTAGATTTGGATGATGAATATAAA CTCAACATGGAAGTTTACCATTCCCCAGAAAAAGATGGCgaatataaaaaagttgttgGCGTTGCCAATGTCGGTGTTTGCCAAGTCATGGCcaatcaatataaaaaatatttctatgacACATTGAAAAACTATGCTAACGCTCCCGATCCGGATAAATGTCCAGTGACACAGGAAACCTATGTGGTTAAGGATTATCCCTTGGACTCAagtaaatttcagaaatttttacgTCCCGGTTTCTATAAAATTGTAAGTTCTTTAAATCACAAAGAAGAGGAAGTCTTGCAATACACTGTGGAAGGCCATACAGAAGAAgaataa